CCCGCCTGGCCCGCGGGCGCCGGCTTTTCGAGAGAGGGGATCGGGCCGCCGCGGCCGCCGAGTTCACCCTGGTTACGCGCGCGCACCCGCGCAGCCGGACAGCCTGGACCCTGGCGGCCCTGGTGGCGCACGCGCAGCAGCGGCCGGAGGCGGCCCGGGCCGCCCTCGCGCGAAGCGAAGCGCTCGCGCCCGAGCCCGGGGGCGAGCTCGAGGAGCTGCTACGTCCGTACCTGGCGTACCGGCTCGCGCACGCGGCCACGAGCGGCGGCCGCGACGCGAGCCGCATGCTCGGCGACTTCGTGGAAGGTCTCAGGGCGTGGCGGCAGGCGCTGCATTGGGAGCCTGCGAACGCGGAGAGCGTGGACTCGCTCTGGTCACTCGTGAGCCGTTCCTTCCCCCGTGACCCGGAGCTGCGCTCGCTCCTGGAAGCCGAGGTCTTGCGGCCACTCACGGGCTTCTTTTCCGGGCTCAACCATTACGTGCTCGGCTACTACGACCGGGCCGTCGAAACTCTCACGACTGTCCAGGCAGACGCGGGCCGTAGGCTGCCGCTGGCCCACTATTACCTCGGTCTCGCCCACTGGCGCTCGGGAAATGCCGCGGCTGCAGCGAGCGCGCTTGCGCAGTTCCTTGAAGAGGTGCCGCCCGCGCGCCGGAGGGGACCGACCTCTGCCGATGCCCGCGTCCGCCTCGAGGCGGCCCTGCACGCAGCCGGTCAAACGCGGCGCCCTGCCGGGCCCCGGCCACCAGGCAAGGCGCGGCAGGCGCGAGCCGACCCGCCCGGCCAGCTTTATGCCGCCCGCTTGGGGAATTTCTATTCTAGTAGCCCAGGAACTTCGCGATGGGGAGGGAGAGGTAGGCGGCAAAGAAGCCGAGCGCGTAGGCCGCCACGGACACCCAGTACAGGCGGCGGAGCCACCGGCCCAGCGGGTGCGTGTAGTGGCAGACACCGCCCGGCTGACATGCCCGCCCTGACCGGTAGAGCGCCCAATAGTTGACCGCCAGAAGCAACCCGGCGAAGGCAAAGACCCACAGCTTGTGGCGGGTGAGCGCTGCCAGCCAGGGCGCAGCGCTGACCAACGAGACAACCACGCTGCCGGCACCAAGGGATACCAGCGCGATGGGCAGCGCACAGCAGACGAGGGTCCCGAGCACCGCGACGGGCGCCACGCCGGTGAGCGCCTCCCGCCAGCGAGCGGCCACAGCGCTCATTTCCGAGCACTCGGCGCCGCCCCGCGCCTCTCAATTCGTCGGATCGCGAAGCCAGCGTCCTTCACGGTCTTCCGCAGAGTGGCATCCGTCACCACGCTTCCCGGCTTCAGGTTCAGGTGAACATGACCCTTCTCCAGGGCCACCTCGACCTCGTCGACGCCGTCCAGCGCCCCCAGCTTCTTCTTCAACCCGTAGGCGCACAGCGGACAGGCCAGGCCGTCCACCGTCAATACCACTTCGCTCGGGGCAGCCTCGACCTGCTTTGCCGTCTGAGCCGGCCTCGGCTCCTGAGCCCAGGCCACTGGTGCCAGCAACGCGAGCGCCACCGCCGCGATCATGATTGCGCGCATACCGCCAACCTCCATTCCACAGCTATCCGAAGAGGGCCTGGAGTGTCATATACCCACCCTGGTATGGGAACCCGCGCTGCCGGACAGCAGTTCCCCCTGGACAGCCAGGCCCACCAGGCCGCTTCCCGTGTCGCGCTTTGGGGTTGCCTGCCAGGGCGCTCATGGCCCGAACGGGTAAAAGACTGTTCGCGCGCCAATGGCGAGGGACCAGTCCGGACCGAGCTGGGTGCCTCGCAGCTCACGAAGGATGGGGAGCTGGAACGATGCCTCGAACGCCCAGTTGGGCAGCGGGATGAGCTGCACCCCGGGCGACAGGAAAATCGTGTGACCTCCCGTGTCGCTGACGGGATCCCCCTGCCGCGTGGCG
The genomic region above belongs to Gemmatimonadota bacterium and contains:
- a CDS encoding heavy-metal-associated domain-containing protein, whose protein sequence is MIAAVALALLAPVAWAQEPRPAQTAKQVEAAPSEVVLTVDGLACPLCAYGLKKKLGALDGVDEVEVALEKGHVHLNLKPGSVVTDATLRKTVKDAGFAIRRIERRGAAPSARK